The proteins below are encoded in one region of Ornithinimicrobium avium:
- a CDS encoding right-handed parallel beta-helix repeat-containing protein → MADGGPPAADAATLLDCAPVPSTCGYPDATSTGVTDEDALRVVGEDTSQGDGWELDPRGWVRVSTDGAVVEDLDVPYNLDITADHVTLRNVRVRVGGETFGISLRHTSDVTIEDVTITAPDQGAGRLMVGVKDIYGDSTGTVVRRADISHVSTGVQLDAGLVEDSYIHDLGMLGEDHVNGITSNGGGEQLTIRHNTVLNEHPQTDAISLFQDFGTQRNRLITDNLVAGGGYTLYAGAGALGPTEGIRVTDNRFSRLYFPASGRYGPLTAYEPGPGNVLSGNVWDDTGRSISGP, encoded by the coding sequence GTGGCCGACGGAGGTCCGCCCGCCGCCGACGCCGCCACCCTCCTGGACTGCGCGCCGGTGCCGAGCACCTGCGGCTATCCCGACGCCACCAGCACCGGCGTGACCGACGAGGACGCCCTGCGCGTGGTGGGTGAGGACACCTCCCAGGGCGACGGCTGGGAGCTCGACCCCCGCGGCTGGGTCAGGGTCAGCACGGACGGCGCGGTCGTCGAGGACCTCGACGTCCCCTACAACCTGGACATCACCGCCGACCACGTGACGCTCCGCAACGTCCGCGTCCGGGTGGGCGGCGAGACGTTCGGGATCAGCCTGCGGCACACCAGCGACGTGACGATCGAGGACGTGACGATCACGGCTCCGGACCAGGGCGCGGGCCGCCTCATGGTCGGCGTCAAGGACATCTACGGCGACAGCACCGGCACCGTCGTCCGTCGCGCGGACATCTCGCACGTGTCGACCGGGGTGCAGCTCGACGCCGGCCTCGTCGAGGACAGCTACATCCACGACCTGGGGATGCTGGGCGAGGACCACGTCAACGGCATCACCAGCAACGGCGGCGGCGAGCAGCTCACGATCCGTCACAACACCGTGCTCAACGAGCACCCGCAGACCGACGCGATCAGCCTCTTCCAGGACTTCGGGACGCAGCGCAACCGGCTGATCACGGACAACCTGGTGGCCGGTGGCGGCTACACGCTCTACGCCGGTGCCGGGGCGCTCGGGCCGACCGAGGGCATCCGGGTGACCGACAACCGCTTCTCCCGCCTGTACTTCCCCGCGAGCGGCCGCTACGGCCCGCTCACGGCCTACGAGCCGGGACCCGGCAACGTGCTCAGCGGCAACGTGTGGGACGACACGGGCCGCAGCATCTCAGGCCCCTAG
- a CDS encoding acetyltransferase, with protein MDDLLLVGASGLAREVLAVVRQLGSHRVVGVLDDDVALHGTDLDGVPVLGGPEEEAGHPDAQLLLCPGGGYARRALADRLGIVAGRCATVVSPGADLAPDTRLGEGTVVLAGVVATTSVQVGAHVVLMPHVVLTHDTEVADFATLAAGVTLGGRVRVGEAAYLGMSASVRQDLRVGTGAVLGMGAVLLQDLPDHQTWVGVPARPLPLRAAGATA; from the coding sequence GTGGACGACCTGCTGCTCGTGGGCGCCAGCGGCCTGGCGCGGGAGGTGCTGGCGGTCGTCCGGCAGCTCGGGAGCCACCGCGTCGTCGGGGTGCTCGACGACGACGTGGCGCTCCACGGGACGGACCTCGACGGCGTGCCGGTGCTGGGCGGCCCCGAGGAGGAGGCCGGGCACCCGGACGCCCAGCTGCTCCTGTGCCCGGGCGGGGGCTACGCCCGGCGTGCGCTGGCCGACCGCCTGGGGATTGTCGCCGGGCGCTGTGCCACCGTCGTCTCGCCCGGCGCCGACCTGGCGCCCGACACCCGTCTCGGCGAGGGCACGGTCGTCCTCGCCGGCGTCGTCGCGACGACGTCGGTGCAGGTCGGTGCGCACGTGGTGCTCATGCCGCATGTGGTCCTGACCCACGACACCGAGGTGGCCGACTTCGCGACCCTCGCGGCGGGCGTGACGCTCGGTGGGCGGGTCCGCGTGGGCGAGGCCGCCTACCTGGGGATGTCCGCGTCCGTCCGGCAGGACCTGAGGGTCGGGACCGGCGCCGTGCTCGGGATGGGTGCCGTCCTCCTCCAGGACCTGCCGGACCACCAGACCTGGGTCGGGGTGCCGGCCCGGCCGCTGCCCCTGCGAGCGGCGGGGGCGACGGCATGA
- a CDS encoding glycosyltransferase: MSAGHGGGVVYLAGTEWHRVAGTDRQLATALASVLGPVLYVDPAQPVTHLLRRRRRRGPGQPWGLVDVAPGVTRLRTLGPPLLTRRVMVGLATWWQHRLTVRASRALDLGPCLVVVASPLAGFPRALPGVRFFYLTDDWEGGAGLMGLDPGLVRRRLAGNAAAADLVGGVTPVLVDRLAQLGPGARALLLANGCVLPPATPAARPTDLPDGRLVGLVGQLNERTDVRLLHRIAAAGLPLVLIGPLTTRDPATLRDFHDLFARPGVTWLGHRPPERLGAYLQHLTVGVTPYRRDRFNEASFPLKTLEYLAHGLPVVASDLPATRWLGTDLVDIATSDDEFVALVAGHCAGAQVDADAAGRRRSFAERHSWEARAQLLVDAVPEVGTAALGA, from the coding sequence GTGAGCGCCGGCCACGGCGGTGGGGTCGTCTACCTCGCGGGGACCGAGTGGCACCGCGTCGCCGGCACCGACCGCCAGCTGGCGACGGCCCTGGCCTCCGTGCTCGGGCCGGTCCTCTACGTGGACCCGGCCCAGCCGGTCACGCACCTGCTGCGGCGCCGCCGCAGGCGCGGGCCGGGGCAGCCGTGGGGCCTGGTCGACGTGGCTCCAGGGGTCACCCGGCTGCGGACGCTGGGGCCGCCGCTGCTCACGAGGAGGGTGATGGTCGGCCTGGCGACCTGGTGGCAGCACCGGCTCACCGTGCGCGCGAGCCGGGCCCTCGACCTCGGGCCGTGCCTCGTCGTCGTCGCCTCGCCGCTGGCCGGCTTCCCCCGTGCCCTGCCCGGCGTCCGGTTCTTCTACCTGACCGACGACTGGGAGGGCGGCGCCGGGCTGATGGGCCTGGACCCGGGGCTCGTCCGCCGTCGGCTCGCCGGCAACGCCGCGGCGGCCGACCTGGTCGGAGGCGTGACGCCGGTCCTGGTGGACCGGCTGGCGCAGCTGGGGCCGGGCGCGCGTGCACTGCTCCTGGCCAACGGATGCGTGCTCCCTCCGGCGACCCCCGCCGCGCGGCCGACCGACCTGCCGGACGGCCGGCTGGTGGGGCTGGTCGGGCAGCTCAACGAGCGCACCGACGTGCGGCTGCTCCACCGGATCGCCGCGGCGGGCCTGCCCCTCGTCCTCATCGGGCCGCTGACCACGCGCGACCCCGCGACCCTGCGCGACTTCCACGACCTCTTCGCCCGGCCGGGCGTGACCTGGCTCGGTCACCGGCCGCCCGAACGGCTCGGCGCCTACCTGCAGCACCTGACGGTGGGCGTCACCCCCTATCGCCGGGACCGTTTCAACGAGGCCAGCTTCCCGCTGAAGACCCTGGAGTACCTCGCCCACGGGCTGCCCGTGGTGGCGAGCGACCTGCCGGCGACCCGATGGCTGGGGACCGACCTGGTCGACATCGCCACGTCGGACGACGAGTTCGTGGCGCTCGTCGCCGGCCACTGCGCCGGCGCACAGGTGGACGCGGACGCTGCCGGGCGCCGGCGGTCGTTCGCCGAGAGGCACTCCTGGGAGGCCCGCGCGCAGCTCCTCGTCGACGCGGTGCCGGAGGTGGGGACGGCTGCGCTAGGGGCCTGA
- a CDS encoding DegT/DnrJ/EryC1/StrS family aminotransferase produces MSRINVMQPWLGEEEVTAVAEVIRSGWVAQGPRVAEFERAFADRQQVGYAVATSSCTTALHLALVVAGVRAGDDVVVPSFSFIATANAATYLGARPVFADVDPATGNVSPETLRAALTGRTRAVIVVDQGGVPVDLVALRDVCDPRGVAVVEDAACAIGSTYRGRPVGAGADVTAWSFHPRKLLTTGEGGMLTTRSAEWASQARRLREHGMSVSAADRHAQVLAPAEAYLEVGFNYRMTDLQAAVGLVQLRRLDDVVRRRRELAARYHRALDGTGLRAVRDPAWGTTNYQSFWVEVPPEHPVDRDGLLARLAEAGISARRGIMAAHRQPAYAGRDGVRTDLSTTERLTDRTLILPLFHEMTEDQLDRVVTVLTGTVVPSSARLATSGREG; encoded by the coding sequence ATGAGCCGCATCAACGTCATGCAGCCGTGGCTGGGCGAGGAGGAGGTCACGGCCGTCGCGGAGGTGATCCGGTCCGGGTGGGTGGCCCAGGGACCACGCGTCGCCGAGTTCGAGCGCGCCTTCGCGGACCGCCAGCAGGTCGGGTATGCCGTGGCCACCTCGAGCTGCACGACGGCCCTCCACCTCGCTCTCGTGGTCGCGGGGGTCCGCGCCGGGGACGACGTGGTCGTCCCCTCGTTCTCCTTCATAGCCACCGCCAACGCGGCCACCTACCTCGGCGCGCGGCCGGTCTTCGCCGATGTGGACCCGGCCACCGGCAACGTCAGCCCGGAGACACTCCGCGCGGCGCTGACCGGGCGCACCCGTGCCGTGATCGTGGTGGACCAGGGCGGGGTGCCGGTGGACCTGGTCGCGCTGCGCGACGTCTGCGACCCCCGGGGAGTGGCGGTGGTCGAGGACGCGGCCTGCGCGATCGGCTCCACCTACCGGGGACGCCCGGTCGGCGCCGGCGCCGACGTCACCGCGTGGTCCTTCCACCCGCGCAAGCTCCTCACCACCGGCGAGGGCGGGATGCTCACCACCCGGAGCGCAGAGTGGGCGAGCCAGGCCCGCCGGCTGCGGGAGCACGGGATGAGCGTCTCGGCCGCCGACCGGCACGCGCAGGTGCTCGCCCCGGCCGAGGCCTACCTCGAGGTGGGCTTCAACTACCGGATGACCGACCTGCAGGCCGCCGTCGGACTGGTCCAGCTGCGCCGGCTCGACGACGTCGTACGCCGCCGCCGCGAGCTGGCCGCCCGCTACCACCGCGCGCTGGACGGGACAGGGCTGCGCGCCGTCCGCGACCCGGCATGGGGCACGACCAACTACCAGTCCTTCTGGGTGGAGGTCCCGCCGGAGCACCCCGTCGACCGGGACGGGCTGCTGGCCCGGCTCGCGGAGGCCGGCATCTCCGCCCGGCGGGGCATCATGGCTGCCCACCGCCAGCCCGCCTATGCCGGGCGCGACGGCGTGCGCACCGACCTGTCCACCACCGAGCGGCTCACCGACCGCACCCTCATCCTGCCGCTCTTCCACGAGATGACCGAGGACCAGCTCGACCGCGTCGTCACGGTGCTGACGGGCACGGTGGTGCCCAGCAGCGCGCGGCTCGCCACGAGCGGCCGGGAGGGCTGA
- a CDS encoding oligosaccharide flippase family protein produces MRRRDGTTPEIEADLARQAGGALGWSLLNTAASKVGTLVIGIALARILGPEEFGTFAVAIVALLAVLSFNELGVSLAIVRWDREPAPIVPTVATISVVSSLVLFLACYAAAPAYTAAMGSPGSTPVVRTLLVGILLNGLSAAPAALLQRQFRQRERMVSDQANAWLGALVSIALALAGMGAMSLALGRLAGGLAGALLFLRYVPSAFRLGMDRSLLAPLLRFGLPLAGASMIVFASSYADQLLTGALLGPTQLAFYVLAFNLASWPVAVLSQPLRSVAPAAFARMQSDPALMARNVVWVVGVLAAVAFPVCFVLAGAAPAVVRLVYGLEWEPAGVPLAALGVLAAVRIVVELSYDYLVVLRRASAILLIQAVWLAALVPAVLLGATWWGIGGVAVGQVVVVAAVVLPLYLWRLSAAGVPAGRFLGRLVLPVVAGSGLYATALVLVDRLGSDLLAVALSAAVGLLATGVMLAREPAAVSAVASLRHQPLKAGSAS; encoded by the coding sequence GTGAGACGCCGCGACGGCACCACGCCCGAGATCGAGGCCGACCTCGCCCGACAGGCCGGCGGTGCGCTCGGCTGGAGTCTGCTGAACACCGCAGCGTCCAAGGTCGGCACGCTGGTCATCGGGATCGCTCTGGCGCGCATCCTGGGACCGGAGGAGTTCGGCACCTTCGCCGTCGCCATCGTCGCGCTGCTCGCGGTGCTCAGCTTCAACGAGCTCGGCGTGAGCCTGGCGATCGTGCGGTGGGACCGCGAGCCCGCACCGATCGTCCCGACGGTCGCGACCATCTCCGTCGTCAGCAGCCTCGTCCTCTTCCTGGCCTGCTACGCCGCCGCACCCGCCTACACCGCGGCCATGGGCAGCCCCGGGTCCACCCCCGTCGTGCGGACCCTGCTGGTCGGGATCCTGCTCAACGGGCTGAGCGCGGCGCCGGCGGCGCTGCTCCAGCGGCAGTTCCGCCAGCGGGAGCGGATGGTCTCCGACCAGGCGAACGCCTGGCTCGGGGCCCTGGTCTCGATCGCCCTGGCGCTGGCCGGGATGGGCGCCATGAGCCTGGCGCTGGGCCGGCTGGCCGGAGGCCTCGCCGGCGCGCTGCTCTTCCTGCGCTACGTCCCGTCCGCCTTCCGGCTCGGGATGGACCGCTCGCTGCTCGCGCCGCTCCTGCGCTTCGGCCTGCCCCTCGCCGGGGCGAGCATGATCGTCTTCGCCTCCAGCTATGCCGACCAGCTGCTGACCGGTGCGCTCCTCGGCCCCACGCAGCTCGCCTTCTACGTGCTGGCGTTCAACCTGGCCTCCTGGCCCGTCGCGGTGCTGTCCCAACCGCTCCGTTCGGTCGCGCCGGCCGCCTTCGCGCGGATGCAGTCGGACCCGGCCCTGATGGCGCGCAACGTCGTGTGGGTCGTGGGCGTCCTGGCCGCTGTCGCCTTCCCGGTCTGCTTCGTGCTGGCGGGAGCCGCGCCGGCGGTGGTCCGCCTGGTCTACGGGCTCGAGTGGGAGCCGGCCGGCGTGCCGCTCGCCGCGCTCGGCGTGCTCGCCGCGGTGCGGATCGTGGTCGAGCTGAGCTACGACTACCTCGTGGTGCTGCGTCGGGCCAGCGCCATCCTGCTGATCCAGGCGGTCTGGCTGGCGGCGCTGGTCCCCGCGGTGCTCCTCGGCGCGACCTGGTGGGGGATCGGCGGTGTGGCGGTCGGCCAGGTCGTCGTCGTCGCCGCCGTCGTCCTGCCGCTCTACCTGTGGCGGCTCTCGGCCGCCGGCGTGCCCGCGGGCAGGTTCCTCGGCCGCCTCGTCCTGCCGGTCGTGGCCGGCTCGGGCCTCTACGCGACCGCGCTGGTGCTGGTCGACCGGCTGGGCTCCGACCTGCTCGCCGTCGCCCTGTCGGCGGCCGTGGGACTGCTCGCCACGGGCGTGATGCTGGCGCGGGAGCCTGCCGCCGTCTCGGCCGTGGCCAGCCTCCGGCACCAGCCGCTGAAGGCGGGGTCGGCGTCATGA
- a CDS encoding glycosyltransferase family 2 protein: protein MKPLVTVTAVVVTYNSADVVEGLLDSLPAGTPDLGINVVVVDNGSTDDTCAVVSRRPDCRLVRSTNVGYAAGINRGVAAAGAADAVLVLNPDARLAEDAVPQMLEALAEPRVGVVGPHLEEEDGALVLSMRHEPSLARASGLGLNEYVRGPRRYRTRQTVDWVLGAVLLIRSECFAELGGMDESYFLYSEETDFCLRARDRGWATVYEPRARAVHIGGASGRNDWTHTLQVVNRVRLYRRRHGPVRGAVFQVLNILSELTWVARGHRSSRASALALLDPRRRPDVLDAGSSWVPR, encoded by the coding sequence ATGAAGCCGCTGGTCACGGTGACGGCCGTCGTGGTGACCTACAACAGCGCGGACGTCGTGGAGGGCCTGCTGGACTCGCTGCCGGCCGGCACCCCCGACCTGGGGATCAACGTGGTGGTCGTCGACAACGGCTCGACGGACGACACCTGCGCGGTGGTGTCCCGCCGCCCCGACTGCCGGCTGGTCCGCTCCACCAACGTGGGCTACGCCGCGGGGATCAACCGGGGCGTCGCCGCCGCCGGTGCCGCGGACGCCGTGCTCGTGCTCAACCCGGACGCGCGCCTGGCCGAGGACGCGGTGCCGCAGATGCTGGAGGCGCTCGCGGAGCCCCGCGTGGGCGTGGTCGGGCCCCATCTCGAGGAGGAGGACGGCGCCCTGGTCCTCTCCATGCGCCACGAGCCCTCGTTGGCGCGGGCCTCGGGCCTGGGGCTCAACGAGTACGTCCGGGGACCGCGGCGCTACCGGACTCGGCAGACCGTGGACTGGGTGCTGGGCGCCGTCCTGCTGATCCGGTCGGAGTGCTTCGCCGAGCTCGGCGGCATGGACGAGTCCTACTTCCTCTACAGCGAGGAGACGGACTTCTGCCTGCGGGCGCGCGACCGCGGGTGGGCGACGGTCTACGAGCCGCGGGCCCGCGCCGTGCACATCGGCGGGGCCTCGGGCCGCAACGACTGGACGCACACGCTGCAGGTGGTCAACCGCGTGCGGCTCTACCGGCGGCGGCACGGTCCGGTCCGGGGAGCTGTCTTCCAGGTGCTCAACATCCTCAGCGAGCTCACCTGGGTGGCTCGCGGGCACCGGTCCTCACGGGCCTCGGCGCTCGCCCTCCTGGATCCCCGGCGACGACCGGACGTCCTTGATGCCGGCTCCTCGTGGGTCCCGCGTTAG
- a CDS encoding O-antigen ligase family protein, producing the protein MATPARPGARGTATGRPSPDATTVLTAYAVVLFAVPSRLTIEPLGGAGSPAQLLALGALVWWAWQQLYDRSWHLVGTHPRPVALANIAFMTCVGVSYVAAMTRPIEADEVSTADLAVVAVLAWSGVLLATHDGIPDRDRLEVLVRRLSVAAGLMALLGLVQFATGETFVERISVPGLVENSRFQGAFDRSEFVRPAATAVHPIEFGAVLTILLPFALYTARHGRSWFVRWVPSSAILLMAPFSLSRSVLVGVVLALALTVPWWPRRQRLVALVLSAGVVLTALASVPGLARTVAELFTGIGSDTSAASRLSAVDNALAAFRHGPWLGRGLGTFLPKYQILDNQVLSFLVELGVVGLAAFLSVSAAAVVVSVRVRRSTTARRDRDLAQACVAASVVGVANFSLFDGLWFPMAAGTYAVTLGIAGALHRVTTGSRVLTRDPRGAGIKDVRSSPGIQEGERRGP; encoded by the coding sequence ATGGCCACCCCCGCCCGTCCCGGCGCTCGCGGGACGGCCACCGGACGCCCCTCCCCGGACGCCACGACCGTCCTGACGGCCTACGCGGTCGTCCTCTTCGCCGTGCCGTCCCGGCTGACGATCGAGCCGCTCGGCGGAGCCGGCTCACCCGCCCAGCTCCTGGCGCTGGGCGCCCTGGTCTGGTGGGCCTGGCAGCAGCTCTACGACAGGTCCTGGCACCTCGTCGGCACCCACCCGCGCCCGGTCGCGCTGGCCAACATCGCCTTCATGACGTGCGTCGGCGTGAGCTACGTGGCCGCGATGACCCGGCCCATCGAGGCCGACGAGGTCAGCACGGCCGATCTCGCGGTCGTCGCGGTGCTCGCCTGGAGCGGGGTGCTGCTGGCCACCCACGACGGCATCCCCGACCGCGACCGGCTGGAGGTCCTGGTGCGGCGGCTCTCGGTGGCGGCCGGGCTGATGGCCCTCCTGGGCCTGGTGCAGTTCGCCACCGGCGAGACCTTCGTGGAGCGCATCAGCGTCCCGGGCCTGGTGGAGAACTCTCGGTTCCAGGGCGCGTTCGACCGGTCGGAGTTCGTCCGTCCGGCGGCGACGGCCGTCCACCCGATCGAGTTCGGCGCGGTGCTGACCATCCTGCTGCCCTTCGCGCTCTACACGGCCAGGCACGGCCGGTCGTGGTTCGTCAGGTGGGTGCCGAGCAGCGCGATCCTCCTCATGGCGCCCTTCTCGTTGTCCCGCTCGGTGCTCGTCGGGGTGGTGCTCGCGTTGGCCCTGACCGTGCCGTGGTGGCCGCGGCGGCAGCGCCTGGTGGCGCTCGTCCTCTCGGCCGGCGTGGTCCTGACCGCCCTGGCCTCGGTGCCCGGCCTGGCCCGCACGGTGGCCGAGCTGTTCACCGGGATCGGCTCGGACACCAGCGCCGCCTCCCGTCTCTCGGCGGTCGACAACGCCCTCGCCGCGTTCCGCCACGGCCCCTGGCTGGGACGGGGGCTGGGCACCTTCCTGCCCAAGTACCAGATCCTCGACAACCAGGTCCTCAGCTTCCTGGTCGAGCTCGGCGTCGTCGGCCTGGCCGCGTTCCTGTCGGTCTCGGCGGCCGCGGTGGTCGTCTCGGTCAGGGTCCGCAGGTCCACCACCGCACGCCGGGACCGTGACCTCGCCCAGGCCTGCGTGGCCGCCTCCGTGGTGGGCGTCGCCAACTTCAGCCTCTTCGACGGGCTCTGGTTCCCGATGGCCGCCGGCACCTACGCGGTCACGCTCGGCATCGCCGGCGCGCTCCACCGGGTCACGACCGGGTCCAGGGTGCTAACGCGGGACCCACGAGGAGCCGGCATCAAGGACGTCCGGTCGTCGCCGGGGATCCAGGAGGGCGAGCGCCGAGGCCCGTGA
- a CDS encoding glycosyltransferase family 4 protein: MRVLVYPHDLAIGGSQINAIELARGVADLGHEVMVFGCPGPLVAKVHALGLDFVPAPRPRRRPSRSVVASLVRTVEERGIDVVHGYEWPPILECWLAARRTGCAVVGTVMSMAVADFIPRSVPLAVGTEQIADAERRAGRSAVDVIEPPVDLEANHPGLGLNTAGFRAAYGIRPEEVLVVVVSRLAVEMKREGLLVASRVVAELSTEHAVRMLVVGNGPARQDLEDAVVTARPPGGADPAVQLVGELADPRVAYAAADVSLGMGSSALRAMAFGKPVVVQGEKGFWRTVRPDTLAYFLWTGWYGVGDGPETGPARLRGELLPLVTGAASRRELGAFALRTVQERFSLDAAARSQVDHYRRATTVQPGPAADGGDLPRTAWRFVRYRAGRAGQRLTGRRAADDFNARPVAAAPTGPARRVSRG, from the coding sequence ATGAGGGTCCTCGTCTATCCGCACGACCTGGCCATCGGCGGCAGCCAGATCAACGCCATCGAGCTCGCGCGCGGCGTGGCCGATCTCGGCCACGAGGTCATGGTCTTCGGCTGCCCGGGTCCACTGGTGGCCAAGGTCCACGCTCTCGGCCTCGACTTCGTCCCCGCCCCGAGGCCGCGGCGGCGTCCCTCGCGGTCGGTGGTGGCGTCGCTGGTGAGGACGGTGGAGGAGCGGGGCATCGACGTCGTCCACGGCTACGAGTGGCCACCGATCCTCGAGTGCTGGCTCGCGGCCCGCCGGACAGGGTGCGCGGTGGTGGGCACGGTCATGTCCATGGCCGTCGCGGACTTCATCCCGCGGTCGGTCCCGCTCGCGGTGGGCACCGAGCAGATCGCCGACGCCGAGCGCCGGGCGGGCCGGTCAGCCGTCGACGTCATCGAGCCTCCGGTGGACCTGGAGGCCAACCACCCGGGTCTGGGTCTCAACACGGCCGGCTTCCGCGCGGCCTACGGCATCCGGCCCGAGGAGGTCCTCGTCGTGGTCGTCTCCCGGCTCGCCGTGGAGATGAAGCGGGAGGGCCTGCTGGTCGCGTCGCGGGTCGTCGCCGAGCTGTCCACCGAGCACGCGGTGCGGATGCTCGTCGTTGGTAACGGCCCGGCGCGCCAGGACCTGGAGGACGCCGTGGTGACGGCCCGGCCCCCGGGCGGTGCCGATCCCGCGGTGCAGCTCGTCGGTGAGCTCGCGGACCCGCGGGTCGCCTACGCGGCCGCGGACGTGTCACTGGGTATGGGGAGCTCGGCCCTGCGTGCGATGGCGTTCGGCAAGCCCGTGGTCGTCCAGGGCGAGAAGGGGTTCTGGCGGACCGTGCGTCCGGACACGCTCGCCTACTTCCTGTGGACGGGCTGGTACGGCGTGGGGGACGGGCCGGAGACGGGCCCGGCCCGGCTCCGGGGTGAGCTGCTGCCCCTGGTCACCGGCGCGGCGTCCCGCCGCGAGCTGGGAGCCTTCGCGCTCCGGACGGTGCAGGAGCGCTTCTCCCTGGACGCTGCGGCGCGGAGTCAGGTCGACCACTACCGTCGGGCCACGACCGTGCAGCCAGGGCCGGCCGCCGACGGCGGAGACCTGCCGCGCACGGCGTGGCGGTTCGTGCGCTACCGGGCGGGCCGGGCCGGACAGCGGTTGACCGGCCGGCGCGCGGCGGACGACTTCAACGCCCGTCCGGTGGCCGCCGCGCCGACCGGTCCGGCGCGGCGGGTGAGCAGAGGGTGA
- a CDS encoding DegT/DnrJ/EryC1/StrS family aminotransferase translates to MRVPLVDLAAQGAEIVDQVAPAVREAILRGAFVGGPAVTRFEQAYADYAGVRHCVGVANGTDALELALRAVDVEAGDEVVLPANTFIATAEAVSRIGAVPVPVDVDPEHLLIDPAAAEAAVTDRTSAIVPVHLYGQTAPVAELVRLADRVGVAVVEDAAQAQGASRAGRRAGTWGTASGTSFYPGKNLGAAGDAGAVLTDDAEVARRVRTIADHGSPRKYVHEVVGFNSRLDALQALVLSAKLARLEEWNERRRAAADRYDRLLAGVEEVRPPRRHPDNTDVWHLYVVQVEDRDRVLAALQAAGVGAAVHYPTPVHLSPAYEHLGHRAGAFPVAEAAAARILSLPIYPHITADQQQHVVETLVGAVAGSRTMAAQGP, encoded by the coding sequence ATGAGGGTCCCGCTCGTCGACCTGGCCGCCCAGGGCGCGGAGATCGTCGACCAGGTCGCGCCCGCCGTCCGCGAGGCGATCCTGCGGGGTGCGTTCGTGGGCGGCCCGGCGGTGACGCGGTTCGAGCAGGCCTACGCCGACTACGCCGGCGTCCGGCACTGCGTGGGTGTCGCCAACGGCACCGACGCGCTCGAGCTGGCGCTGCGGGCGGTCGACGTGGAGGCCGGCGACGAGGTGGTCCTGCCGGCCAACACCTTCATCGCCACGGCGGAGGCGGTCAGCCGGATCGGGGCGGTCCCGGTGCCGGTCGACGTGGACCCGGAGCACCTGCTCATCGACCCGGCCGCGGCCGAGGCGGCCGTCACGGACCGCACGTCGGCGATCGTGCCGGTGCACCTCTACGGGCAGACCGCCCCGGTGGCCGAGCTCGTCCGGCTCGCCGACCGGGTGGGCGTGGCGGTCGTGGAGGACGCAGCGCAGGCTCAGGGGGCGAGCAGGGCGGGCCGTCGTGCCGGGACGTGGGGCACGGCGTCGGGGACCAGCTTCTACCCCGGCAAGAACCTGGGCGCCGCCGGCGACGCGGGCGCGGTGCTCACCGACGACGCCGAGGTGGCGCGGCGCGTCCGGACGATTGCCGACCACGGCAGCCCCCGCAAGTACGTCCACGAGGTGGTCGGCTTCAACTCCCGGCTCGACGCCCTGCAGGCGCTGGTGCTGTCGGCCAAGCTCGCCCGGCTCGAGGAGTGGAACGAGCGCCGCCGCGCCGCCGCGGACCGCTACGACCGGCTGCTGGCGGGGGTCGAGGAGGTCCGGCCCCCCCGCCGGCACCCCGACAACACCGACGTCTGGCACCTGTATGTGGTGCAGGTCGAGGACCGCGACCGCGTGCTCGCCGCGCTCCAGGCCGCGGGTGTCGGCGCCGCGGTCCACTACCCGACCCCGGTGCACCTCAGCCCGGCGTACGAGCACCTGGGCCACCGGGCAGGAGCCTTCCCCGTCGCGGAGGCGGCAGCCGCCCGGATCCTCTCCCTGCCGATCTACCCCCACATCACGGCGGACCAGCAGCAGCACGTCGTCGAGACGCTCGTCGGGGCGGTCGCGGGCAGCCGGACGATGGCGGCGCAGGGCCCGTGA